The following are encoded together in the Acanthochromis polyacanthus isolate Apoly-LR-REF ecotype Palm Island chromosome 14, KAUST_Apoly_ChrSc, whole genome shotgun sequence genome:
- the LOC127537043 gene encoding trace amine-associated receptor 13c-like — MMKPVDEADLCFPQLLNSSCRKTMRPHSVSMLIYIILSCISLFTVTLNLLVIISISHFKQLHSPTNLLLLSLAVSDCFVGLLVVFQILLLDGCWYFGDLMCVLYYIFDYVITSASIGTMVLISVDRYVAICYPLHYPSKVTLQRAKICVALCWICAALCHCLILKDNLKQLGMYNSCAGDCVIVLHYVAGYVDLFLSFIGPVSVIIGLYVRVFVAAVSQARAMRSDITAFTPQGSVNVTVKKSEMKAARTLGVVVVVFLICLCPYFCVTLTGQDVLLNSTSMAFVICLFYFNSLLNPLIYALFYPWFRKSVKLIITLQILRSDSCDAQIM, encoded by the exons ATGATGAAACCTGTTGACGAGGCTGATCTCTGCTTTCCACAGCTCCTCAACTCCTCCTGCAGGAAGACCATGCGTCCTCACTCAGTATCCATGCTCATTTACATCATTCTGTCCTGCATCTCCCTTTTCACTGTGACTCTTAACCTGCTGGTCATCATCTCCATCTCACATTTCAA GCAGCTCCACAGCCCCaccaacctcctcctcctctccctggCTGTCTCTGATTGCTTTGTGGGTCTCCTCGTAGTCTTTCAAATTCTGCTCTTAGATGGCTGCTGGTATTTCGGTGACCTCATGTGTGTTCTGTATTATATTTTCGACTATGTGATTACCTCTGCCTCAATAGGGACCATGGTGCTCATTTCAGTCGACCGCTACGTAGCTATTTGCTACCCTCTGCATTATCCCAGCAAAGTCACGCTGCAAAGAGCAAAGATCTGTGTTGCACTGTGTTGGATATGTGCTGCTCTCTGTCACTGTCTGATACTGAAAGACAACTTGAAACAGCTAGGGATGTATAACTCCTGTGCTGGGGACTGTGTGATTGTTCTACATTATGTTGCTGGATATGTAGACctgtttttgtccttcattgGCCCTGTCTCTGTCATTATAGGGCTGTATGTGAGAGTATTTGTAGCTGCAGTGTCTCAGGCTCGTGCCATGCGCTCTGATATCACAGCCTTCACTCCGCAGGGCTCAGTCAATGTAACTGTTAAGAAATCTGAGATGAAAGCAGCCAGGACTCTAGGTGTTGTTGTAGTTGTGTTTCTAATATGTCTCTGCCCATATTTTTGTGTTACACTAACGGGTCAGGATGTTTTGCTCAATAGTACATCAATGGCCTTTGTGATATGTCTGTTCTACTTCAACTCCCTCCTCAACCCTCTAATCTATGCTCTTTTCTACCCCTGGTTTAGGAAGTCTGTTAAACTAATCATTACACTTCAGATACTGAGGTCTGACTCCTGTGATGCTCAAATAATGTAG